One part of the Thiothrix nivea DSM 5205 genome encodes these proteins:
- a CDS encoding formylglycine-generating enzyme family protein, with protein MFMTYRNYLSPPVFPYPWASDWGEDRHGLWQAFTYRDVRHAFRWIPPGEFDMGSPEIEEGRYDYEDLHHVTIPNGFWLAETTVTQALWQTVMDDNPSNFKDKNRPVERVSWDDAQTFIAKLNQIHPDLTVRLPWEAEWEYACRAGTKTPFNFGGKDDLNLEKVNYSGVFDEPGWAETAKKETTDVKTYPCNGWGLYEMHGNVWEWCEDEWRSHLGTEDMLFSPSPSGRGVGVRETAAGGQEQGAGVLRVVRGGSWNYYGRSVRSAIRNGNVPDFRNLNIGFRLALGHPELPAGQPGGGAAGRGAPIRK; from the coding sequence ATGTTCATGACCTACCGTAACTACCTCTCCCCACCTGTTTTCCCCTACCCTTGGGCGTCCGACTGGGGCGAAGACCGTCACGGCCTGTGGCAAGCCTTCACCTACCGGGACGTGCGCCACGCCTTCCGCTGGATACCACCCGGCGAATTTGACATGGGTTCCCCCGAAATCGAAGAAGGCCGCTATGACTATGAAGATTTGCACCATGTCACTATCCCCAACGGCTTCTGGCTTGCCGAAACCACTGTAACCCAAGCCCTGTGGCAAACCGTCATGGATGACAATCCCAGCAATTTCAAAGATAAAAACCGCCCGGTTGAACGGGTAAGCTGGGATGACGCCCAAACATTCATCGCCAAACTCAACCAGATTCACCCCGACCTCACGGTACGCCTGCCGTGGGAAGCCGAATGGGAATACGCCTGCCGTGCCGGAACCAAAACCCCATTTAACTTCGGTGGCAAGGATGATTTGAATCTGGAAAAAGTGAATTATTCGGGAGTTTTTGACGAACCTGGCTGGGCTGAAACTGCTAAAAAAGAAACCACCGATGTAAAAACTTACCCCTGTAATGGATGGGGTCTGTACGAAATGCACGGCAACGTCTGGGAATGGTGCGAAGACGAATGGAGAAGTCATCTCGGAACGGAAGACATGCTCTTTAGCCCCTCTCCCTCAGGGAGAGGGGTTGGGGTGAGGGAAACCGCCGCAGGCGGTCAAGAGCAAGGGGCGGGCGTCCTGCGTGTCGTGCGCGGTGGCTCGTGGAACTACTACGGCAGGAGCGTCCGTTCTGCCATCCGCAACGGGAACGTGCCTGACTTCCGCAACCTCAACATTGGCTTCCGTCTTGCCCTAGGTCATCCCGAGCTACCAGCAGGCCAGCCGGGCGGCGGAGCCGCAGGGCGCGGAGCGCCCATCAGGAAGTAG
- a CDS encoding DUF3025 domain-containing protein: MTDTWNPNFDHLHPCFQQLRNIRCWSGQGDWPPCETLASVLPPDLRAQSGHPIRFLPQDHTLPFAELYYEERIFQYGIVSTRPNWHDFFNALMWALYPQTKAMINALHTADIQRHGQPRTPQRDALTVLDESGVIIAASRRNLLQQVLDFVWPDLFWQERSAWGQEIGCFMIGHATLEKMLTPYVGMTAHALLVEVDAAFFSLPLAQQQVHLDGLLATSLRQDGLPSPASLNPFPLLGVPGWWDNGSAAFYQDTGYFRPKNRERAVRIITQV, from the coding sequence ATGACCGACACCTGGAACCCAAACTTCGACCACCTGCACCCCTGCTTCCAGCAACTGCGCAACATCCGCTGCTGGTCGGGGCAGGGCGATTGGCCTCCCTGCGAAACCCTGGCCAGCGTGTTGCCACCAGATTTGCGCGCCCAATCCGGCCATCCCATCCGTTTCCTGCCGCAAGACCACACCCTGCCGTTCGCGGAACTCTACTACGAAGAGCGGATTTTCCAGTACGGTATTGTTTCCACCCGCCCCAACTGGCATGACTTTTTCAACGCGCTGATGTGGGCGCTGTACCCGCAAACCAAGGCGATGATTAACGCGCTGCACACTGCCGACATCCAGCGTCACGGCCAGCCACGCACCCCGCAGCGTGATGCACTGACGGTGCTGGATGAAAGTGGCGTCATCATCGCCGCTAGCCGCCGTAACCTGTTGCAGCAGGTGCTGGACTTTGTCTGGCCAGATCTGTTCTGGCAGGAACGCAGCGCTTGGGGGCAGGAAATCGGCTGTTTCATGATCGGCCATGCCACGCTGGAAAAAATGCTGACGCCCTATGTCGGCATGACCGCCCATGCCCTGCTGGTGGAGGTGGATGCAGCGTTTTTCAGCCTGCCATTGGCGCAGCAACAGGTACATCTGGACGGGCTGCTGGCCACCAGCCTGCGGCAGGATGGATTGCCGTCGCCCGCATCCCTGAACCCGTTCCCGCTGTTGGGCGTACCCGGCTGGTGGGATAATGGTTCGGCGGCGTTTTACCAGGACACCGGCTATTTCCGCCCGAAAAACCGCGAACGCGCCGTGCGGATTATTACCCAGGTTTGA
- a CDS encoding SWIM zinc finger family protein, with the protein MNLSKLETSIDRTILQRGQNYTQFVDSLEETEPEFWQAYVEGSDTYDVEVQLDGDKVTDWSCTCPYDHGPVCKHVVAVLLNIRNQQQQHAVSPAPVAKTPGKREQLEQLLTTLKREELEDYIRQLLHDNRNLLDKFLLRFQRTVPNGENLAKQYQQQFNNLARQYSRHGFIDYDDASGFADEVQELLDTLSVSASSPADTADACFAIADGIAGIANNIDDSNGELGDLMYGVKDVLAKAYPQLPSTGQSRLFLQVLAAHFDERYADYGLEDVFADLLETWATDNSGYQETYLQALDQRIRTSADWRRDGLLRQKLALLKTWGKEAELETIAAAHMDIPDFRETFVQRAIDAKDFAKARQLVQEGIRLAEQQKQPGIVQRWHARLLEMAYQLDDKPAIRHELEWLFQNKHFQLEHYRQLKATYPADEWLDIRQRLYAMIPEPRGYDSTRACLLEEDNDLPALYELITKTPDIPVQSHALFKKYAPLLSTAFPQEITVAYASQICDYLEGNTGRHAYEQVIRELKTLAAIPNGKNMTANLVADFRHRYKTRKAMLEMFAKAFGNG; encoded by the coding sequence ATGAACCTGAGCAAACTGGAAACTTCCATTGACCGCACCATCCTGCAACGTGGCCAAAACTACACCCAATTTGTCGACAGCCTTGAAGAAACTGAACCCGAATTCTGGCAAGCCTATGTGGAAGGTTCCGACACTTACGATGTGGAAGTCCAACTGGATGGTGACAAGGTAACCGACTGGTCATGCACCTGCCCTTATGACCATGGGCCGGTCTGCAAACATGTCGTTGCCGTCCTGCTCAACATCCGTAACCAACAGCAACAGCACGCAGTCAGCCCTGCACCCGTAGCCAAAACCCCTGGCAAACGGGAACAACTGGAACAGTTACTGACAACCCTCAAACGCGAAGAGCTGGAAGACTATATCCGCCAGTTATTGCACGACAACCGCAACTTGCTGGACAAATTCCTGCTGCGCTTCCAGCGAACTGTCCCCAATGGGGAAAACCTTGCCAAACAATACCAGCAACAGTTCAATAACCTTGCCCGCCAGTATTCGCGGCACGGCTTCATTGACTACGATGACGCCAGCGGCTTTGCTGACGAAGTGCAGGAATTGCTGGACACCCTGTCAGTCTCGGCATCGTCGCCTGCCGATACCGCAGACGCTTGCTTTGCCATCGCCGACGGCATCGCAGGCATCGCCAATAACATTGATGATTCCAATGGCGAACTCGGTGACCTGATGTATGGCGTCAAGGATGTTCTCGCCAAAGCATACCCACAACTCCCGTCAACGGGGCAATCCCGGCTATTCCTGCAAGTGCTGGCAGCCCACTTTGATGAACGCTATGCCGACTACGGCCTGGAAGATGTCTTTGCTGATTTGCTGGAAACCTGGGCCACAGACAACAGCGGCTACCAGGAAACCTACCTGCAAGCCCTTGACCAACGCATCCGGACAAGCGCTGACTGGCGGCGGGATGGCCTGTTACGCCAGAAACTGGCATTGCTCAAAACCTGGGGCAAGGAGGCTGAGCTGGAAACAATCGCCGCCGCCCATATGGACATTCCCGATTTCCGGGAAACCTTTGTCCAGCGAGCCATTGACGCCAAAGATTTCGCCAAGGCCAGACAATTGGTGCAGGAAGGCATCCGTCTGGCCGAGCAGCAAAAGCAGCCCGGGATTGTCCAGCGCTGGCACGCCCGTTTACTGGAAATGGCCTATCAGCTTGATGACAAACCCGCCATCCGTCACGAACTGGAGTGGCTATTCCAGAACAAGCATTTCCAGCTTGAGCACTACCGTCAACTCAAAGCAACTTACCCCGCAGACGAATGGCTGGATATCCGGCAACGCCTCTACGCCATGATCCCCGAACCACGCGGGTACGATTCCACCCGCGCTTGCCTGCTGGAGGAAGACAATGACCTGCCAGCCTTGTATGAACTGATCACCAAAACCCCCGATATACCTGTGCAAAGCCATGCCCTGTTCAAGAAATACGCCCCCTTGCTGTCGACCGCTTTTCCACAGGAAATTACGGTTGCCTATGCCAGCCAGATTTGCGACTACCTGGAGGGCAACACCGGGCGACATGCCTACGAGCAGGTCATCCGTGAGCTGAAAACCCTTGCCGCCATACCCAATGGCAAGAACATGACAGCCAACCTGGTCGCGGATTTCCGTCACCGCTACAAGACTCGCAAGGCCATGCTGGAGATGTTTGCCAAGGCGTTTGGCAACGGCTAG